The following DNA comes from Carassius auratus strain Wakin chromosome 46, ASM336829v1, whole genome shotgun sequence.
ataattttttttttattattcattttttgtgttaaaaaaaaatgtgtgtgtgtattgtcacggggtgaagaatcactcgacaagaggtatgtgaaatcaaaagccccggagggtggatttgtCACAGTGATGGCTGATGAAaggtgcttcccgtgtgctcttctgtgccagttaaggtgaaagtgggtgtccaaaCGTGCTCCAAAGTGGCTGGGCTGTCTGTCACGCGCTGCTTTCTGTAGAGTGACGAGAGAGGAATTAGACCAGCGTTGCATTCGGTTCAAGAACCTCTTCTGAGTGTAACATGTGCTCCTTttaaatgtgctggctgatggggagcagctgtgaccgatcagccggtgacaaGGACAtgcaggtgttttgctttggtttccagggcgacgctgattcctctgggagtgctcgtcacagtatatatatatatatatatatatatatatatatatttacatgggTTTACTCAACCTGAAAtaagctaatatatatatttattttgttgcttATTTCAGGTTGAGTAAACCCATGTAAAATTTGCTCTCTAACTTCCCTTGCTAGTTGGCTTATGTTCTTTGGACTTTTCTCTGCAGAAAGCTACCTGCTGACCTTCACTGCGTTTGGCTGTGTGCCTCTCTACACCCTGGATTTCACACAGAAAGGGGAATTAACCATAATGACAAGGTTAGTCAAGTAGACTGGTCAGATAAAGTAGGGCTAGCCTGTCCCATACAAATCCTGTAACCATGTTTAACTCTGCTTTTCATTAAAACCCAAAACCCATGGATAATACTTCTGTAATCTAGACCGCAATCTTGTCCTTAACTTAACCACATTTGTAATATTCCGATGAAGAACAACAGATTATGCAACAGTGACTCTCTTAACCAATTACGTGTGTTTATATTGCCTTTCCTCTTCCTCTGATCAAAGCCATCTTCATCCAAGAATAACatgcacataaataaacaaaatgtgtgCTTCATGAGTGCTGTACAAGATTTCCTCaagcattaaaaaatttaaactttgggtttttttctttttttttttaaatatataaatcttgcCATAATAGTATGGCatctgtacgtgtgtgtgtgtaatgttagACAATTTGTTAACCCATTTCTTCCCGTAGCTTCTTCGACCTAGTGGAAGGAATCGAGGACCCGAATGTATTCATCCCTCCTTCATTCTGTGACTCTGTGGAAGTGTTGCCGTCTAAAGGTGTAGGTGCAAGATCCTTCATCTCTCTTCTGTGAGAGGAACCACGCTGTTTTTGTCAGCGCATGTCCTGCTTAAATTGCAGCATGGACACaccattttgaatgttttttttaaaaacgcACATTAAAACAGTAACATGGCTATCCAAACTATGACTACTGCAAGTTCTTTTTATTCTCATGAAAGTCAAATAGAGCCAAACATGGTAAAGCAATTCCATCCCTATCATAAATGACAGGCAGTCTTCAACTATAAGAAACAAgccaaaaaactaaaacacacaactaaatgaaataaccatatactgtacatacaactGAAAAAAGTGATGCAGGTTATTCAAAGAAAACCGTACAATGTCCAGTGCTTGTATAACAGAATCTCCAAAATTCTCCAAGAGTCTTGAGGGGGTTTTGACAGGAAATTGCAATGTTGAGTGCTGGGCTCACGTGTTCACATTTCACAAATTTAGAGTTGAGTCAAAACCACAGCACAGAAACCGACAAGGCCTTCGCAGAATTGGTGCAGATCTGTTATTTGTACAGGATGTCGTAGTGGCCCGGTCTGTAGAGAAGAAAAATCTTGGGCTCTCCGTCTTCGGGGAAGATGTGGTGATTGACTGTTCCTCCCTCTCCTCGATCCATGTACTCCACCTGGATGCACACATTTAAAGCCTGAGCCAGAGCTATGATGTGAATGTGGTCACTCTCTTTGGACATGGGCTCCACCTCCTGGCCAAAACAGAATGATACACTGGTTTAAAATGTTGCAAAGTCACTGAAGAACAGATTACTCTACAAGAACTGGGTGAAAATTAATCACATCATCAAAATTGCAACAAAGAGAGAAGCCAGAAAGGACTGTCACCTGTTGGCAAAACTCTCGAACGGTGCGGCCGCCCTCTATGAAGTGCTGGAAGAAGTCTTCCTCTCTCTGCAGGTACCCAGAGGTCACCAGCCGCAGATAGACGACAAGATAATCGGAAACGCTCTGCTCATTAAAAGAGCCGAGCAGCTCACCTACAGACGCTTGCTTATCACAAGTCTCAATCAGGTCCATGAACTGAAGTGAACAAGACAAGAGGaaattcaatataaatataactcGTTTAAGATTTTTACtgactggaaaaaaagaaaaaggcaaatCTCTTTTTGAGATCTCAGATGTTAAActcattttaatgcataattgTATCCTCAACAACAAAGAAGCAGGACTGACCTGATTTCTATTAAGTTAAGTGAAATGAAGTGATGCAAAAACTGCTGGAAACCTTCAGCTTTAAAGTTGCTTTAATTCAACTAAGAGGTTGTGCTGTGATGTATCGTTCTTCCACGTAATACAAATTCGCCGGTCAGAGTtcataaaattttattatattggAATGAAAAGTGTAGCGGGGCTGCCCCTTTAGAAAtgatgccttggcaactaactgaaataagtactACAATTACTTAAGCTGAATttaaactaaatagaaatgtgtgtgtgtgtgtgtgtgtgtgtgtgtgtgtgtgtgtgtgtgtgtgtgtgtgtgtgagagtgagtgaaaaaataaaaagtcaaaatcaaCTACAAAAATTAAActacaactaaaataaaactttaaaatattaataaatactagtaGTATATAAGCGATCTGGCCAAAATTGTAATTAGGCAAATACTAATGAGTTGCAGATTTAATCTTTACTGCCGTGATTAATATAGCATGCTGCATATAGCACGTTTAGCATGTTGTATGTTTGGGAACAATTCTTTCAAACCTAATTGATGCAGTGTGtagctttttatttcttaaacaaCCATTTCGGAAGAAGTACATATTCCAGAATGACGAGGACAAGTTTCATTAGGCTTAAATTGTGAAAGATTGGCCAtcagagtcctgacctgaaccaTACTTAAAGTCATTCCAATGTGCTTTCGTTGTGGCATTGTTTCAACAACGTTATGCAACATCACAACAATTTTTTTCCCTCAAGTGTTGCATTCATTTTTGCCCGAGATCTTGTATTGATGATGGGAGACTCAACCCCTTCTTTAAAACTGACTCCATCACATCCCAAAGACTTTCAATGAGGTTAAGCCCAAGACTCTATGACAACCAGTTCATGTGTGAAAATGATTCCTCATGCTCACTGAACCactatttcacaatttgagcccAATGAATCTTGTCGTTGTCCTCTTGGAATATGGATACAGGTATATGGGATAAAATTAGACTCAAAATGATTAATAGATGtaagcaaaaatataaatgtactacatcaattttatacatgtatcttatgaaccacaaacaaatgcctttcaatttgattggggatTAAATGATTGTGCAGCGATTTGTACATATACAGACatgtttgcaaataaaaatgttctgttctgcaTTAATATCATAAATTCCTCATGCAAAAAGCAATCCATGCATATGCTTATAAATTCAAATGAATCCAACAGAATAGATTCAGAAGAGACGTGAATGAATGCACGTGCCTTGCCTGATccacaaatgcacattttaatccCTACATGCACAAATGATGATCATTTTTAATACAAACTATAACATTTGTGTTCACAAATGTCTCTATTTGAACAAAATGCTGCAACATTAATGTTATTCTTAACCCTGCAGACACCGGCTGAAAAGCATTTGTTTCAGTGTAGTGACGCACATTTTTCAAATCGTGTACGTTAATGAATTGCACTGGGCCTTGTTCATTAGtagttgtgcgtgtgtgtgtgtgtgtgtgggggggggtcgTGAAATGCTGAAAACTGCGAAAATGAAGTCTCAAAATCCAAATGAACCGAACAAGATCGACTCGAACTAGACGTCAATTAATGCTTGTGTGTCACCCGATCCACATATGCATGGATTCCTTTTTGCATGAGcaatttatgatatattaatgcagaacagaacatttttatttgcaaacatGTCTATGTACAAATCGCTGCACAATCATTTAATCCTGAATCAAATGCAAAGGCATTAGTTTGTGGTTTGTAAGATACATGTATAAAATTGATGTAGTACATTGATATTTTTGCTTCCATCTATTAATCATTTTGAGTCTAATTTCACCCCATACAGGTACATCTTCTGAAAtggatttttaataaatgtaaagctACACGTTGCATCAGAATGAGTTAAAAGAATCATTTCCACAAATGTAAAACATGCCAGAAACAAATGAGTTCACACCCATCTAAAGACTTACCGTGTTGTGAAAATCTTCAATGGTGAATTCCATGAAACCTTGGCTCACAAGATCCAGTTTGCTCTTGGCAGCTATAGCCTTGAACCTGCCAAGTGAACATAACCAAACAGAGACATAAAGCAATGTTTTAAAGGTTACAGAAGCTACTTTAGACCATTATTCTCCTCATACTTTCACATAAATGATCTTAACAGGCTTGATGCGACAAGAAGTTTGTCAACACAAAGTGAAAACAGTGCGTGGTGTCAAACAGTCAGTGTTGTTAAGAAcatatttaatattcagttttgTAGATTAGAAATAATTTCTTCAACCAAAAGAATAAACAATGTTCATTCACTTCAGCTGAAAGTTGGCTGGCAGGTGGTTACCTATGTAATTCTTTGCTGTCTTCAAGTAAAGACTCCAGATGTGAGAAACCAAAGGCTCTGTAGAAACAGTTCCCATCTGGCCGTGTTCTGCGTATAGATGAGTACTTCTTCTGCAAGTCCTGTTGACAAAATGGTATAAATTGTTATAAAGAACAGTCAGAGATGGGGAAGCTTGGACTTATTTGTGCATAAATAAACTAATGCACTCTTAGCTCTATGATTTGTGACTAGATAACAGAGATAAAAGACAAAGATAAGTGCATGATCATTTGTGCAAAACATTCCATTAAGATTCATTCTCTATCGTAATGGTTCACTTACTCTTATCTTCTGCTGGTAAATGGTGTCATCGTCAGCATATTGTTGCTTAAGGACACAAAGTTCCTGTCTTTCTGACACCAGAGGAATACTGGTCGCTATCTACAGAGACATTTATGATGGATTAAAGACTGAAACTTCCAATTTTTCATGAaatcatcaaaacaaaaaaaagtttttgtatagttttttatttttgcttgagTTACTTaagtaactaaattaaaataatttcattggCATCTAGCtgcaataaaatatacaatatttaaaataataataaaaaacaataatggtTTTAACTTTTGATGTTAAACTATAACAACActgattttaatacatttaaaatgtaccgAAGCAAAACCATAACTTGTTGGATGCACTGCATTAAGACCTTTTATTCTAGAGGATCGAGGTGCGTGTAAAGCATCACTTAACATTTCAAAAACAGAATGAGTCAACAGTTACCTCTTGTTGAATTTTATCTTGCTGTGCAATAACAGCTTCATCGTGTGCCAGGCAATTCAGCCCTGTTAAAGAACAAACGCAATTAAGTGTAAAATTGCTTAAAAACATAGTTGAACATGGTCAGACATAAACATTATTATCGATGTTAACAGGAGTGTAATGGTGTTTTTACATTAGTTTCACAGTGCAGTGTTTTTAAAACGCTTATGTGTcacacttcggagcattttcatTAATTAGATGTTTATCTAACGCTAATGACAGTAtatagaatattattaatatacaaatgTTTTAATGGACTCTCAGCTACTGTTGTTAGCAGGTTAGCAAAGCGCTAGCTACTCATCCAATCAGCTCACGCGCTTCACACAGCTCGAAACAACATCGGAATGTACAAACCAATAGAAACAGACTCTGGTTCTGGAAAGGTTAAAGTAAAATACTTCTCACCATCAGTCTCTTTTTGAGAGATCTCCAGCTGTTGCTCCTCCGCCATGTTCCTGCTGCTGAACAGTCATTTCCGGTCAGCTGATTGATTGGAACAGCTGGAGATCAACCCACTTCCGGCTGAGATTCGTTACCTGAATGATTAAAATGGTTGCCTGTCTGAACGGgttgaattaatttttattttctcccaTAAAAGTTGGTGGGAGATATCTGgcataattattaataactaaGTTCTCATATATGATTCATTTACTAAACACAAATTTATCAAACTCAAATACatacattatttataacattaaataatttagaacGTTTCCGAGAGGCAAAactaaattgtatattatttttttttgtattttataatattttatattaatattgtaattataatatatatatatatatatatatatatatatatatatatattttgataattgaTTATCATTGGTATAACCAGTTTTACAACAAATGCCATGTTTAAAATAAGGTTAtcgtagcaaaaccatggttaatttgtggttatcATTGTTTAACTATAGTTACCATgattgtttagttttagttttatttgtagtaaaaccattttttgtaaGGGATGattgcaaacttttatttttataaaatataaaaagtgacTTGTGTGGTACTTTGAACATATACTCTTTAGTCCTTGTATTTCTCAGCTGCCCAGCATCTACCAGACACAACTCCCAAGTTGCTCTTATAatataatcaggaaaaaaaaaaagtttatttatggCCAGGAGCCCACCGGTCACAAGCAAGAGAGACTCTCTGAACATGTATATTAACTGTATACCTTGTAGTGGAGTAAAAATCAATGTTACTCTAGTGTTCTTCACTGTAATTGGTTATATTTATCTGATCATTGGTTTGTTATATGGCTGTTAGTTCTTCTGCTTTAAAGCGCTTTTTGGGTAAGTATGGATTCTTTAATAATAGATAGATGGTCTTTGATCTGAATATCCTTAGTATGTACTTTTCTgaacattactattttaatattgaaCTTACCCTTTTGTCGCCTTCTGAGgccattacataaaatattatttacgttAATCAACATTAATCTTAAATTTTATGTGCAAGCCTTGAGAGTTATTGGGTTAAGTGAACTCATTTAATTGGTAGATTTAAAAAGACCTTAAAATGCCAACCTacttcacacacaaacaattaaatCAATTATCTATGTGAGTTTGTTACTGGTGACTTGTCTCATGTAAACTACCAAAaagcaatatatatttttccagtattaaaaaaaaaaaaagttacggaaaACAgagaaattaagattaaaataagtgtttattttaaatgtaacagctCCAGTTAAGGAGAAATTAATAATGAGTTACATGTTATTACACAGTTGGTAACAAAAAAGCACACAGCTCAGTCTAACAAAGACCGGAGTGTTTGGAGGAAAGTAAACGGTTGCATGGAGAGGTCGCAGTGTGGTTCTAAGGAGAGAAATGGTTCCCGTGTTTAGGTAAACTGGAGGTCTGTGAGATGGTGGTCCCAAGATGTTAAGAGCAATAAAACCAGACAAACTGCTTTCAGTCCATGACCGGTGGATCACTCAGACTCAGCAGTTCCCTTCTTTTTGTAGTTTTCCAGGTTGGCCAGAACCCACCCAGATGGTCCCAGGATGGTAAAAGAAAATACGGTCAGACCAATTATTGTCTCCtgtgaaaacaaacacaagaacCAAAGAACGGTTAGAGCTTTATGTTACTGTTCATGGCAAAGGAAAGGTACTACTTTATTATCTCTGCTATCACTCCGCAGTCTCGGTCTTCTGATATAAAAGCAAGCTAATTGGTGCCATCTAACGACTCAAAACGGCTACTGAGACaacaaactgtaataaataaataaaaaaatgccctCGAGATCTAAAGTACTAATTTTGACAAGCTGAGCAGAAAATGTTGTATTTggagaaatattaatatataaaaataaaatattaacttgaGTTTGAGTAATACTATACAAGTGTTGACAGCAGGTGATTTATAATGCACTATTTTTCTTAGCGGAAGCTGATCTGTGATGGCCGGTTTCTAAAATAGCAcgaaatataaacaaaatgacatttaaaacgaGTATTATATTGCCTTTTAGTCactttttaaaggaaaataaattggAGATGTGCAACTTCTGTACAAACGCGATCGGTCAAAAAGATTTTAAGTAACGTAACGTTAACATACGTAACGTAACGTTAACATACagatatgatatattaataatcaacacCTGGATTAGagctaaactaaaataataatataaaaaaactgaattttataACTGTATGTTCCTAATCATCACAAATTATCCTTAAAGTGAATGCCAAGGAGATCATGGCCTGCCCTTCACGAGCTCCATAGAAAACAACCAGCCCTCTACGGATACTCACAGCGGGCCCAAACTTATCCTTGGCCGGGCGCGTAACAATATTGGCTCGCTGGGTGACGGTTGATCCCCGCAGAACCGGAACGGTGCGGATCCGAGCGATTCCCCGCAGAAGTCCAGACATTTTGATGCTCTGAAATCGAATGTGTTATAACCAGGAAGAAGTACGGCACACCGGAATATGCGGCTAGACTGCAGCAAGCGCTCATGGGTAACATCGGCATGCTTGTGGGAGTTGTAGTTTTTTCGCGCGTAAATAATTTTTAGttagactgtaaaaataaataatcttgcaccGACACCAGATATACCTTATTAACATAATTCGTGTACTTGTTATGTAACAGTGACACTGTTTCTTCCTCATGAGAAAGTTAAATAGTCTGAACAATCATTTACTTCTTTCATAACCTTCTGGCTTTATAAAACCTGATGACCCTTTTAAAACATGTGCCAGCTGACGCAATAGAGCAAGTAATTCATTCACATCCTTGTCTAAATACTATGAGGAGATATTCGTTGTTAAACTAGTAAGGACTAAGGGAAACGCCAGCACCAAAATTCACAGGACCTGGGAATTTTGAATTGCTTCATGCATACCCATGCCAAAAGACAAATAAACACCTCTTAATGTTATAAATGTCCTAGTTTTAAcaattttcagttcagttcatccATTTCTGTAGAAGTATATGCAAATACCTAGacataatcttgaaaaaaataaaatattatgcatttccGGCCTTAGGTAGGAAAAGACAGTTTGCTTAAAACATGCGTAACTTATTGTAAGTTGTAACATCGGGAGCCTGTAACTAAATGTTATCTTTTCAGATACATAAACAGTATTTTAATTATGAAGCACAAAACCATGAAACGTTGAAAAAgtaagtaaattatatttttaatgcttGTATTAGGACAGTGCAGATTTGGCAAGAAAATGAAGTAAGATTTACAAACCATATTTTTCATCTACACATGAAAGGCATAGTTCAGTTGTTCAAAACCACTTTCATTATTGCTGACACTTGTATCCCAGTATTATTGTATTCCCTTCTTTACTCAAGACAAAAGCTTTTATAAATCTGTGACAGTGGGCCCATTTTCACATTTCTGGGGTTCACAGAAGCTGCAGTCATCAAGTGTTTTGTGGTTTAATACCATGGTAATTAAATGAACACAAAGTTTAGTGTTataatgcttttgttttgttttttttgttttttttttattaatgaaaatttttacattttacaacaacaaaatgtcgtaatttaaaaaataaagacataattttatgATAGTTTGCccttatttaaacatttcttttcaaCTCCTGAAACCAGCATACATAAAACCACTACCAAAAAAAATAGCAGGAAATaacaataaacacaaacattTGTGTATTACTGAGAAGTAGTTTTTTGACAAACTAGTTTTGGTTTCTACATATGAAAATTTCACTCATTTATTTACTGAATTTCTTAATacttacatataaaataattgaatttacCTTCGGGAATTATGTAATCAACCATTGTGCCAAGTGTCAGCAAGCTGCAACAAGCATGACAGAGAAACATGAAATTGTTCTACAAAATAATGGATATTTATTCATATGCGAGGCAATTTACAGAAGACTAAACATGAAAgatttaataaatactaaaataacaagcACAAATCCCAATCTTTTCCAATTTGTGTtgtctattgttttatttatttgcatcattcatgtaataaacacacacacacacacacacacacacacacacacacacacacacacacacacacaagtaaactCTTTCATAACCTTTGGCAGTTTCCATCATGTTAATACTAAGTTATCTTCTGTATGACAATGATCATCATCTCTGTTTGTGTGTTCCAGAATTGTGTTCAAGGTAAAGTGGTTGTCTCAGACAGACTCTTTCAGGTGGACACAACTGGGATCCTTCTTGGCCAAATCTTCTTTTTCAGCtaatcttttgtcttttttccaTGCAAAACCTCTGTAATAAGTGAAAGAgtcaaaaaacaatattatggttATTCATTTACACATGACATTTCGATCCTGTCCCTTACACTTTAACTTTCGATGCAACACTCTCTTGCAACATCAGTTGCATCATGTCTTGTGGATCGTATAAAACTAGCACATAGCTCACCTGTCTTCCACATCCTGGATAGTATCGGGCAAAGGTTGTGAAAGGGTTTCCGGGAGAAAGAAGGCGAAGATCCCACTAATGATTGGAGCTCCTCCGTAGATAAGACCAGGTAGCCATGGGGAATCTTCCCCAAGAAGAAGCACCATGGGGGCCACCATTGCTCCAAACCGAGCCATCATGGACACCCATCCCATTCCATTTTGTCTGAGAGGACATAGAAGAAAATAGCATCACTTGCTCTGAAAATTAGTATTGGGATTCTGCATATCTTGTTATTGCTTGTCAAAAAGAAGCAAAATGATGGACAATCCAAGCCTGTAACCATAGATATAGAGGGGGAAATGTCACTCCAACtaattaaaaaatggaaaaaataatctCTCCCAATATTTGATATTCTTGATAATGCTTTGTTTGTTGTTAGGATGACAAAAGGTTTATAAAGATGCATTATTGGGCTGATCTGCCTTAGAGTTCTAAAAGTACTTCAATCAAATTCAAAGAAGACAGGAAGGATTTACCGAACTTTAAGCTTATAAAGTTGAAAGAGTGTGAGCTAAGATGTAAGCTAAACATTCCATATTTGACAACGATTTGACAACAATATTCCACCCAATCTCTTACTCATATGTAGGcctactataaaaaaatattgcagtaGTTCAAATTGAttacttgacaaaaaaaataaaaaaaatctttctttttcattttcctctTAAATCTATTTCAATTcttgaattatttaatttctttattaccCCAACCCCAATGTGCAATGGATTTGGCCTTGTGGACAAGTGAAATTAAACTGTGAATTGTAGTTTTTTAAGGATGACGCTGACACTAGTTAATTACCGGATGACCGTGGGATACAGCTCTCCAGAGTACAGGTAACAGCAGCTGAAGGACGCAGCCAGACAGCCCTTCCCTATGACTGCCAGACTGGTGCGTAACACTTGCTGGTctgcacatgcacaaaaacaagaGTAACACGTATACATAGGGACATGATCAGCCATGTGAATGTGATACTTGAAACGCCAGGGTCTCCATTTCTGTGATATAGAAGGACAGACAAACCTCCAGATCTCACTCGAATAACATGTATTGAAAACTAATGACCCCACGTGACAATgagaatgcatttttattatttgtgcacTCTACTGCCAGCCAGGCTCAAGTCCTCACCATAAGGCACCAGAAGATTAATGAGTATCATTACGCCAGCCAGTACAAGAGCTCCACACTGAGATGGTCTTCGTCCTAACATGCACATGGATATCGTAACCAAGATTTTGGCTGGTATATCCACAGCTCCAAAGATGATCTGGATAAGATAaatgctgaccccaaacttctcaAGATCCATGGAGAGGCCGTAGTAGGCGAAGCTGGTTGAAAACCTGAGATGTTACAGTAGAAAGGTCACAAatgtggtagtttttttttttatatgctggtTGGTATTGATTGAAATGGTAGGATTGAGTGACTGACCAGACTGCACTGAGGCACACAGTGGTGGTTCTCATTGTGGATGTGCGCAGGAGGTCTACAACGCTGTAAGACCCCTTTGAACAGGCCATCTCCTTCTTCATTGCATCTTGCAACATCTGCATGCACAACCACAACAGAATAAACTTTCTGAAAGACCAGGATGATGCTGAAATTGATATGTCATGCATAGcatcagtaacactttagttaagggactaattctcactattaactagttgcttattaatattcatattattagcatattggctgtttattaaagcacatattctgctatactatattctacatccctaatcctgacgaatacctaaacttaactacagtactaactattaataagcattaATAATGAGTTTattaaagtcaaagtcaaagttaTTAGTTACTTAAAAGTGAGAATTGGACTTTGTGACCATAACATCATACCTCAAGGTTGATTTTGTCGGCTTCTGCACGTCGTCCATTTATGCGAGCCACCTTTTTGAGGTTTTTTACCGCCTGTTCTGGTTTTTTGGTCAGGACCAGCCAACGGGCAGACTCTAAGAACCACCTGCAGATGATACTAACATGTCTAGAATCCACTGCATCAGATCTCATATGGCTACATGCGTGTCAATTATAGGCCATGTGGATGAAttctta
Coding sequences within:
- the LOC113064076 gene encoding solute carrier family 22 member 6-like, which translates into the protein MAFSDLLEQVGGTGRFQILHVTLLSMPILMMASHNLLQNFVAAVPPHHCAPHANLSTLSMGAGDVLLATVPLGQNGKPERCRRYVHPQWQLLSSNSSESLWDEGLEEIVTQSCEDGWHYNETEMSSTIITEWDLVCDQRALKQMSQTTYMGGVLVGAVIFGGLSDRFGRRFLLLISNLMMAVGGTCAAFSTSFTMFCIFRFCCGMALSGLVLNSFSLIVEWIPTNVRTVVGTGTGYCYTAGQLLLAAVAYSIRDWRWLTLAVSLPFYVSFLYSWWFLESARWLVLTKKPEQAVKNLKKVARINGRRAEADKINLEMLQDAMKKEMACSKGSYSVVDLLRTSTMRTTTVCLSAVWFSTSFAYYGLSMDLEKFGVSIYLIQIIFGAVDIPAKILVTISMCMLGRRPSQCGALVLAGVMILINLLVPYDQQVLRTSLAVIGKGCLAASFSCCYLYSGELYPTVIRQNGMGWVSMMARFGAMVAPMVLLLGEDSPWLPGLIYGGAPIISGIFAFFLPETLSQPLPDTIQDVEDRGFAWKKDKRLAEKEDLAKKDPSCVHLKESV
- the LOC113064075 gene encoding cytochrome c oxidase subunit 8B, mitochondrial-like → MSGLLRGIARIRTVPVLRGSTVTQRANIVTRPAKDKFGPAETIIGLTVFSFTILGPSGWVLANLENYKKKGTAESE
- the LOC113064072 gene encoding ubiquitin thioesterase OTUB1-like; its protein translation is MAEEQQLEISQKETDGLNCLAHDEAVIAQQDKIQQEIATSIPLVSERQELCVLKQQYADDDTIYQQKIRDLQKKYSSIRRTRPDGNCFYRAFGFSHLESLLEDSKELHRFKAIAAKSKLDLVSQGFMEFTIEDFHNTFMDLIETCDKQASVGELLGSFNEQSVSDYLVVYLRLVTSGYLQREEDFFQHFIEGGRTVREFCQQEVEPMSKESDHIHIIALAQALNVCIQVEYMDRGEGGTVNHHIFPEDGEPKIFLLYRPGHYDILYK